The following DNA comes from Sulfitobacter pacificus.
CGGGCAGGCGGCTGAGGACCAGACCGGCCACCGGCTGGCGGGTAGAAATCGAGGTGCCGAAATCCCCCTGCATCACACCGGAAAGCCAGATCACGAATTGCTGGAAAATGGATTTGTCGAACCCGTATTGTGCCTGTAATCGCGCAATGTCTGCATCGGTCGCACCGGGGGGCAGCATCATGGCGATGGGGTTGCCCGGGACAACGCGGATCACCACAAAAACAATCACTGCAACGCCAAATAGGGTCACAGCTGTGGTCAGCAGCCGGATTAGTATATTTCTGAGAACTGTCATGGAGCCCCGTCAAAAAAGGGCGGGGCTGGAGTTGTGCAGCCCCGCCAGTCACAGGAAGATCAGTTTATGAACGGGTCATCAGATACGGCAGCAATGCACCCGAGCGATGCGGCATCACAGTGACCCCGGCCGCATGCACGATGGGCTGTACATATTGCAGCAGCGGAATGACCTCGGCGTTTTCGGCAATGCTGCGGTCCACCTCTTTCCAGCCCGCAATGCGCTTGTCCTCATCGGCCTCACCCCACAGCGGCAGGATCTTGTTAAATGTCGCCTCGCCGTCCCAGACCGAATGCGGTGAGGGTCCAAACATGGCAAAGCCGGTTGAGGTTGTCGGATCACCCACCGAGTTGCCCCAGTTGTAAAAGGCCGCAGGGGCCAGTTGATCCGCGGCGCGCAGCTCAAAGTGTTTGGCGATTTCATAGACCTCAATCTCGGCCTCGATACCAACCTTGCGCCACAGCCCGACAATGGCCTGCACCATTTCGTAATCCTTGGGTTTGAACCCTTTAGTGGTCTGGATTTTGAACTTCACCGGATTGTCAGTGCTATAGCCACTTTCGGCCAGCAGCTTCTTGGACAGCTCCGGGTCGTAGGCAACCGTGATACTGTCATCAAAGGCCACGTAATCCGGTGTTTGCAGGGTGTCGATTGGCACGCCGTAGCCGGACAACAGACGGGCAACGATCAATTGCTTGTCAATCGCATGTGCAGCCGCTTTGCGCACATTAGGGTCTGTCATCACCTCGATATCGTTCAGGAAAATCATCCCGATGTCAGAGATCGGTTCGGCCAGTCCCTCGAGCCCGTCCTTTGCTTTCAGGCGGTCAAATTCCTCGTAAGGGATTTCCAGCGTGACATGGGAGTTGCCGGATTCCACCTCGGCCACACGTGACGCCGCATCGGTCACAAATTTGATGGTGACGGTTTTGAATTCCGGCGCGCCACCCCAGTAGTTTTCATTGGCCTTGAGGCGCACAAAAGCGTTGCGTTCGAATTTCTCGACCATATAGGGGCCTGTGCCGATTGGCGCCGCCTCAAACCCTTCAGCGCCCACTTCCTCATAGTATTTCTTCGGCATCACATAGCCGGTCAGGAAGGACATCCATTTAAAGAAGGTTGGTTCAAATTCCGGCATATCCGCAGTCACGCGGTTTCCGTCTGCCTTGATATTGGTAATCTTGCCCCAGATGAACTGGATCGGGCTGCCGGTGTCCGGGTTGGCGACACGGGCTAGTGACCATGCAACATCTTCTGCCGTCAAAGGATCGCCATTGTGCCATGTGACGCCTTCGCGCACATCCATCCAGATGGATTTATTCCCCTCACCCCAGCCATAGTCGGTGATGATGCCAGAGCCAAATGTCAGATCGGGGTTTTGTGGAATAAACAGATCAAACACCGATTGATAGAACCCTTGAATGGTCGGGTTCACCGCAGACAGGCCCACGGTTGGGTCCCAGCTGGGCAGGTTGACGTTATAGGCGATGATCAATTCGTCGATTGCCTGGGCAAAGGTCGGCAGGCCAACGGTGGCAAATGCCGCAGCGGCGGCAGTGGTTCTCAAAAGGCTTCTTCTGGACAGTTTCATCTGGATTCTCCCTTATCCGTTTCTGATTTTGTTCAACTTCCGGCTAATTTCTTGGCGAGCAGCGTCCCCGATCCTGCGCCTGTGCCCGCACCGGGCCAGACGGCGGCCCCGGTGTGGTAAAGATTTCTTAAAGGTGTGGTCCCGTCGGCATATCCACGTGCGGGACGGTTCATAAAATGTTGGTGTAAATGATGGCTGCCGCAGACC
Coding sequences within:
- a CDS encoding ABC transporter substrate-binding protein, with the protein product MKLSRRSLLRTTAAAAAFATVGLPTFAQAIDELIIAYNVNLPSWDPTVGLSAVNPTIQGFYQSVFDLFIPQNPDLTFGSGIITDYGWGEGNKSIWMDVREGVTWHNGDPLTAEDVAWSLARVANPDTGSPIQFIWGKITNIKADGNRVTADMPEFEPTFFKWMSFLTGYVMPKKYYEEVGAEGFEAAPIGTGPYMVEKFERNAFVRLKANENYWGGAPEFKTVTIKFVTDAASRVAEVESGNSHVTLEIPYEEFDRLKAKDGLEGLAEPISDIGMIFLNDIEVMTDPNVRKAAAHAIDKQLIVARLLSGYGVPIDTLQTPDYVAFDDSITVAYDPELSKKLLAESGYSTDNPVKFKIQTTKGFKPKDYEMVQAIVGLWRKVGIEAEIEVYEIAKHFELRAADQLAPAAFYNWGNSVGDPTTSTGFAMFGPSPHSVWDGEATFNKILPLWGEADEDKRIAGWKEVDRSIAENAEVIPLLQYVQPIVHAAGVTVMPHRSGALLPYLMTRS